In Chitinophaga oryzae, the sequence TTCAGCGTGAAGTGCTGTTTTACTTTGAAGTCTTTCCGGAAAAATACCAGCCCTATAAAAAACAGGTCGATGGTCATGGTCACCTGCGGGTGTTGCTGGATGGTATGCCAGGCCGCTTCCATGTCCGGCGTCCAGTGGATGTCGTCAAAAATGAGCAGGGAATGCTCATGCACATATTGCAGGCACTGCTCAAAGTAGGCCAGTGTAGGGTCTTTGCGGTGGTTGCCGTCGATATATACCCAGTCGGGCCGCTGTATCCGGCGAAGCACGTCGGGCAGCACCGTATCAAAATTGCCGGTCACCTGCGTAATGTTATGCAGCTGCAGCGCATCAAAGTTTTTGCGGGCTCTGGCGGCTATATTGGGACAGCCTTCAATGGTATATACCTGTGCGTCGGGTACGGCTTTGGCCATATAAGCCGTAGAAAGGCCCATAGAAGTGCCTAATTCGAGCAGTTGCTTCGGTTGAAGGTATTGGGCCAGCCTGTAGAACAGCTGCCCGAATTTGGGCTGTTTGGCGGCATAACGGGTGATGTCGCTCACTTTCCGTTCGTTGCCGGAAGAAATAAGGGAACCGGCCCCCAGGTCGGTGACCTGCAGGGTTTCGGTGCTGGCCAGCAGTTGTTTGCGCAGCTGTTCTATCTCGCCGAAGGCGGCATGACGGGTTTTATCCAGCAATACGTCTTCTATCAGCGAAAAAACGAAGGGGGAATGAACATCATGACGGTTTCCTGCGGTAAAATAATACCGGATATATTTGGTAGCTAATCGATACTGCTGCGCTAAACTCACTGACTATACGAATTTTTTAATAAATCTTTCCTTTATAAAGGCCCCACATGTGCATGCGGTGCTGTAAAGACACCCTTAATACACCCAGGCCGTAAATGGCGCTCCTTTTGAAGTTGATGCTGGAAGCCTCTTCAAAATACTTGGTCGGGCAGGTTATTTCCGCAATATCGTATCCTTTCATGAATATCTGCGAAATCATTTCATTATCAAAGACAAAGTCATCGCTGTTGGCCATGTAGTTGATATTCCGGAGCACTTCTCCCGAAAAGGTGCGGTAACCGGTATGGTACTCGCTCAGCTTCTGACCGATCAGGATGTTCTGCGTGAGCGTGAGCATGCGGTTGAATACGTACTTATACAGCGGCATTCCTCCTTTGAGGGCGCCTTTGCCCAGAATGCGGGACCCGAAAACAACCGGATACAGCCCGTTGGCAATGATGCTGCACATGGCAGTGATCAGCTTGGGGGTGTACTGGTAGTCCGGGTGAAGCATCACCACCACATCGGCTCCCAGTTCCAGCGCCTTGTTGTAACAGGATTTCTGGTTACCGCCATATCCTTTGTTGTTGTCATGGCGGATCAGGTGCTTAATCCCCAGTTGTCTTCCTATCTCCAGGGTGTCGTCCTTGCTGGCATCGTCTACCAGTACCACATCGTCCACGATGTCGAAAGGGATCTCCCGGAATGTCTTTTCCAGTGTAAGTGCTGCGTTGTAGGCCGGTAATACAACCACTATCTTTTTGTCATTCAGCATGAAAGTGGATCAAATTTGGGTGCAAAGGTAACTCACCTGCGGATAATTCAAAATATATTGCTCAAATGCCCATACGTACCAGTCATCATGATTTAATTTTAACTATTATTAATTATTTATCTTTGTAGCTTGATGATTTTGGCATCATATTTTCTAAAATTTTTGTTAACAAAAAGCAAAAAGAACATGTTAAAACACCTACCAACGGAAATGAAGCATGGCAATGGTTTGGAGGCCACTTGTAATAATTCGTTACCGTTAGTACAGCCCGGAAAAACTTCCCGCGCTATCAAATGGATGAAAGTGCTGCCTGCACCCTTTATCTTTTTGTTAACCTTTCAGGCCGCACAAGCCCAGGACCCGGAATTAAAAGCCATCACCTCTCCGGTCATCAAAACGCAGGACACCACCATCCGCAAGCTGGTGGAAGAAATGCAGCGTATCACAGACAATGATAAAACCAA encodes:
- a CDS encoding glycosyltransferase family 2 protein, with product MLNDKKIVVVLPAYNAALTLEKTFREIPFDIVDDVVLVDDASKDDTLEIGRQLGIKHLIRHDNNKGYGGNQKSCYNKALELGADVVVMLHPDYQYTPKLITAMCSIIANGLYPVVFGSRILGKGALKGGMPLYKYVFNRMLTLTQNILIGQKLSEYHTGYRTFSGEVLRNINYMANSDDFVFDNEMISQIFMKGYDIAEITCPTKYFEEASSINFKRSAIYGLGVLRVSLQHRMHMWGLYKGKIY
- a CDS encoding O-methyltransferase, with the translated sequence MSLAQQYRLATKYIRYYFTAGNRHDVHSPFVFSLIEDVLLDKTRHAAFGEIEQLRKQLLASTETLQVTDLGAGSLISSGNERKVSDITRYAAKQPKFGQLFYRLAQYLQPKQLLELGTSMGLSTAYMAKAVPDAQVYTIEGCPNIAARARKNFDALQLHNITQVTGNFDTVLPDVLRRIQRPDWVYIDGNHRKDPTLAYFEQCLQYVHEHSLLIFDDIHWTPDMEAAWHTIQQHPQVTMTIDLFFIGLVFFRKDFKVKQHFTLKY